One genomic segment of Paenibacillus xylanexedens includes these proteins:
- the murB gene encoding UDP-N-acetylmuramate dehydrogenase — protein sequence MHQWISLLSQNNVGRVLENESLAKYTTWKIGGPADALVIPENKEQMMNLFQLLHTYQIPWMQLGRGSNMLVSDKGIRGVVVKPGEGFDYAEFHEGGVTAGAAHSFVKLSVVAAKKEWTGLEFGSGIPGTVGGAVYMNAGAHGSDVSRIFKFAEIVLETGELVRYSKEDMDFAYRHSVLHDRRGIVLEAAFELQHGERNVISETMAAYKDRRRRTQPLQMACAGSVFRNPPGDHAARLIEAAGLKGMTQGGAQVSTMHANFIVNTGQATAEDVITLMQQIQSTISSQNGINLVPEVFVVGER from the coding sequence ATGCATCAGTGGATATCGTTACTATCCCAGAATAATGTTGGCAGAGTTCTTGAAAACGAATCGCTAGCCAAATACACCACATGGAAGATCGGCGGTCCTGCGGATGCACTGGTCATTCCCGAGAATAAAGAGCAGATGATGAATCTCTTTCAATTGCTTCACACGTATCAGATTCCGTGGATGCAACTTGGACGGGGCTCAAACATGCTGGTGTCAGACAAAGGAATACGTGGTGTTGTGGTGAAACCAGGCGAGGGCTTTGATTATGCCGAATTTCACGAAGGCGGTGTAACCGCCGGAGCGGCGCATTCTTTTGTTAAACTCAGTGTGGTTGCTGCCAAAAAGGAATGGACCGGTCTGGAATTCGGCAGCGGTATCCCCGGCACTGTCGGTGGAGCCGTATACATGAATGCAGGCGCGCATGGATCGGATGTGTCACGGATATTCAAATTCGCTGAGATTGTACTGGAGACAGGGGAATTGGTACGTTACAGCAAGGAGGACATGGATTTTGCCTACCGCCACTCTGTTCTGCATGATCGGAGAGGCATTGTGCTGGAAGCTGCATTTGAACTCCAGCATGGGGAGCGCAACGTCATTTCGGAAACGATGGCGGCTTACAAAGATCGCCGGCGCCGCACACAGCCACTGCAGATGGCATGTGCAGGTAGTGTATTCCGAAATCCACCGGGTGATCATGCAGCCCGCCTGATTGAAGCAGCAGGGCTGAAAGGAATGACCCAGGGAGGCGCACAGGTATCCACCATGCATGCCAATTTCATTGTTAATACAGGCCAAGCAACAGCAGAGGACGTTATCACCCTAATGCAGCAGATACAGAGCACTATATCAT
- the murG gene encoding undecaprenyldiphospho-muramoylpentapeptide beta-N-acetylglucosaminyltransferase — translation MRVVLSGGGTGGHIYPAVAIARQCEAENPDSTFLYIGGTRGLESKLVPQENIPFKSIDITGFRRKLSIDNLKTVMRFIQGVRKSKKMLKEFKPDVVIGTGGYVCGPVVYAATKLGIPSIIHEQNAIPGLTNKFLMRYVDTVAVSFEGSEKSFSGAKKVIYTGNPRATTVAQASRDRGFATLGVPMNSRVVLVVGGSRGAKAINQAMVDMAPMLEQLDDVHVVYVTGDTYFDETREAIRSSLGTMPNHLHVLPYVHNMPEVLACTSLIVNRAGASFLAEITSLGIPSILIPSPNVTNNHQEANARTLEGGGASLTMLEKDLTGKVLYEAIAKIMNDESGRKRMAEASRKLGKPDAAEVLVHEIQRLAARR, via the coding sequence ATGCGAGTCGTTCTAAGCGGTGGCGGTACGGGTGGACATATCTATCCGGCCGTTGCCATAGCAAGACAATGCGAGGCGGAGAATCCGGACTCGACATTTCTATACATCGGAGGAACCAGAGGGCTGGAAAGCAAACTGGTTCCCCAAGAAAATATTCCTTTTAAATCCATTGATATTACGGGCTTTCGGCGGAAATTGTCCATCGACAACCTGAAAACGGTCATGCGTTTCATTCAAGGTGTACGCAAGTCCAAAAAAATGCTAAAGGAATTCAAACCGGATGTTGTGATTGGTACAGGTGGATATGTATGTGGACCTGTGGTATATGCAGCAACAAAACTGGGAATTCCGAGTATAATTCATGAACAGAACGCCATCCCTGGTCTGACGAACAAATTTTTGATGCGTTATGTGGACACGGTTGCCGTTAGCTTTGAAGGTTCTGAAAAATCGTTTTCCGGTGCAAAAAAGGTGATCTACACCGGTAATCCGCGAGCGACTACGGTAGCCCAGGCTAGCCGTGATCGTGGTTTTGCCACATTAGGTGTACCGATGAACAGCCGTGTTGTTCTTGTGGTTGGTGGCAGTCGCGGGGCAAAAGCAATCAATCAGGCCATGGTGGACATGGCTCCAATGCTGGAACAACTGGACGATGTACATGTCGTTTACGTGACAGGGGATACCTATTTTGATGAAACACGTGAAGCCATTCGCAGCTCATTGGGTACGATGCCAAACCACCTGCATGTCCTGCCTTACGTGCATAATATGCCTGAGGTGCTTGCCTGCACATCCTTGATTGTAAACCGCGCAGGTGCATCATTCCTTGCGGAGATTACATCACTGGGTATTCCTTCGATTCTGATTCCGTCACCTAACGTGACTAATAATCATCAGGAAGCTAATGCACGCACGCTTGAAGGTGGAGGCGCATCACTCACGATGCTGGAGAAGGATCTTACAGGCAAAGTCCTGTATGAAGCCATCGCCAAGATTATGAATGATGAATCTGGACGTAAACGAATGGCTGAAGCCTCCCGGAAACTGGGGAAACCCGATGCAGCTGAAGTGCTTGTTCATGAAATTCAGCGTCTTGCTGCACGCCGATAA
- the spoVE gene encoding stage V sporulation protein E — protein MKQTRPAPDIWLLICILALLAIGIIMVYSAGSVLAFHDYGDSFYFVKRQALFAVLGLVAMFVTANVDYRVWRKYAKPILIACFIMLIAVLIPGIGVVRGGARSWLGIGSFGIQPSEFMKLGMILFLAHWLSKEPGKIKTFTSGLLPPLGLIGLAFGIIMLQPDLGTGTVMMGASMLIIFTAGARMKHLSLLALGGVAGFAALIAAAPYRLQRITAFLDPWSDPLGAGYQIIQSLYAIGPGGLAGLGLGMSRQKYSYVPEPQTDFIFSILAEELGFIGGMIVLLLFLVLVWRGMRVAMTVPDAFGSLLGVGIVGMVAVQVIINIGVVIGMMPVTGITLPLISYGGSSLTLMLTALGILVNLSRYAR, from the coding sequence ATGAAACAGACGCGACCGGCACCAGATATTTGGTTGCTGATTTGTATTTTGGCATTGCTTGCCATCGGCATTATTATGGTATATAGTGCGGGCTCGGTGCTTGCCTTTCATGACTATGGCGATTCATTTTATTTTGTAAAAAGACAGGCCCTGTTTGCGGTGCTTGGGCTTGTGGCCATGTTCGTAACTGCTAATGTAGACTACCGGGTGTGGAGGAAATATGCCAAGCCTATATTGATTGCCTGTTTTATTATGCTCATTGCGGTGCTCATTCCTGGAATTGGTGTGGTTCGCGGTGGTGCACGAAGTTGGCTGGGCATTGGTTCGTTCGGTATTCAGCCCTCAGAATTCATGAAGCTGGGCATGATTCTGTTTCTCGCTCATTGGCTGAGCAAGGAACCGGGTAAAATCAAAACCTTCACATCGGGGCTTCTGCCACCGCTGGGATTGATCGGGTTGGCTTTTGGGATTATTATGCTGCAACCTGATTTGGGGACTGGCACCGTGATGATGGGCGCATCGATGCTTATTATTTTCACAGCCGGAGCACGAATGAAACATCTGAGCCTGCTTGCTCTTGGTGGCGTAGCGGGGTTTGCAGCTTTGATTGCAGCAGCACCCTATCGGCTGCAGCGTATCACAGCGTTTTTGGACCCGTGGTCCGATCCGCTGGGTGCCGGATATCAGATCATTCAATCCTTATACGCAATTGGTCCTGGTGGACTGGCGGGATTGGGACTGGGTATGAGCCGGCAGAAGTACAGTTATGTACCTGAACCGCAAACGGACTTTATTTTTAGTATTTTGGCCGAAGAACTCGGCTTTATAGGTGGAATGATTGTATTATTGTTGTTTCTGGTGCTGGTGTGGAGAGGGATGCGTGTAGCCATGACCGTTCCGGATGCCTTCGGCAGTCTGCTTGGTGTTGGTATCGTAGGAATGGTCGCCGTACAAGTTATTATTAACATTGGTGTTGTCATTGGCATGATGCCTGTTACGGGCATTACATTGCCTCTGATCAGTTACGGCGGATCATCATTGACCCTCATGCTCACAGCACTGGGCATTTTAGTGAATTTATCCCGTTATGCGAGGTGA